In the Candidatus Baltobacteraceae bacterium genome, one interval contains:
- a CDS encoding helix-turn-helix domain-containing protein: MGRVRGRAVGDCFKADCPAREIVNHVSSRWGGLILAALLEHDLRYSEIRARIGGISEKMLAQMLDVLERDGLLRRTSLPVIPPHVEYALTASGRDLAQRFMDLFRWIGENVNTFVTAQKAFDARGKP, encoded by the coding sequence ATGGGGAGAGTTCGGGGGCGCGCCGTCGGGGATTGCTTCAAAGCTGACTGTCCGGCGCGCGAAATCGTCAATCACGTCAGCAGCCGCTGGGGCGGACTGATTCTCGCAGCACTTCTCGAGCACGATTTGCGCTACTCGGAGATTCGCGCGCGAATCGGCGGGATCTCCGAAAAAATGCTCGCACAAATGCTGGACGTGCTTGAACGCGACGGATTGCTCAGGCGAACGAGCCTGCCCGTCATCCCGCCGCACGTGGAATACGCTCTTACGGCGAGCGGACGAGACTTGGCGCAGCGCTTCATGGATTTGTTCCGCTGGATCGGTGAGAACGTCAACACGTTCGTCACGGCCCAGAAAGCGTTCGACGCGCGTGGCAAGCCGTAG
- the dnaK gene encoding molecular chaperone DnaK gives MAKVVGIDLGTTNSVVAVMEGSQPVVIPNAEGNRTTPSVVAFTKTGERLVGQLAKRQAITNPERTIASIKRHMGTDFKVKIDGKDYSPQEISAMILQKLVNDASTYLGERVTKAVITVPAYFNDAQRQATKDAGRIAGLDVLRIINEPTAASLAYGLEKKGNETILVWDLGGGTFDVSILEVGDGVFEVKATNGDTHLGGDDYDKRVVDWLVGEFRKDQGIDLSGDKQAMQRLTEAAEKAKIELSSMVSTSINLPFITADQNGPKHLDYTLTRADFERMTSDLTDRTVQPFKSALSDAGLDISKIDQVVMVGGATRMPVIQELVQKLTGKEPNQTVNPDEVVAVGAAIQAGVLSGEVHDVVLLDVTPLSLGIETLGGVNTKLIERNTTIPTRKAQIFTTAEDGQTSVDIHVLQGERDMAGDSKTLGRFRLEGIPAAPRGIPQIEVTFDIDANGIVSVNAKDLGTGREQKITITASTNLNKDEVDRMVKDAEAFAAEDHRKREEAEVRNAASSLTYSTEKSLKEVGEKLDASAKADVESALGELKRISENGTVAEVKAATEKLQQASYKMAEALYQKSDATASSNGQSENGATHDGATDGQQQHSESTASSQSSDDVIDAEFKEAK, from the coding sequence ATGGCAAAAGTGGTCGGCATCGACCTCGGCACGACCAATTCAGTCGTCGCCGTAATGGAAGGCTCGCAGCCAGTCGTCATTCCCAATGCGGAAGGCAACCGTACGACCCCATCCGTCGTCGCGTTTACAAAAACCGGCGAACGTTTGGTGGGTCAGCTCGCGAAGCGCCAAGCAATAACCAACCCCGAACGTACCATCGCGTCGATCAAGCGGCACATGGGCACGGATTTTAAAGTCAAAATCGACGGCAAGGATTATTCGCCGCAAGAAATCTCGGCGATGATCCTTCAGAAGCTTGTCAACGACGCATCGACATATCTCGGCGAGCGCGTGACGAAAGCCGTCATCACCGTTCCGGCATATTTCAACGATGCCCAACGGCAAGCAACGAAGGACGCAGGCCGCATCGCAGGCCTTGACGTTCTGCGCATCATCAACGAACCGACCGCGGCATCACTCGCGTACGGTCTCGAAAAGAAGGGCAACGAGACGATCCTCGTTTGGGATCTCGGCGGCGGCACGTTCGACGTTTCGATCCTCGAGGTCGGTGACGGCGTTTTCGAAGTCAAAGCCACCAACGGCGACACGCACTTGGGCGGCGACGACTACGACAAGCGCGTCGTCGATTGGCTCGTCGGCGAATTCCGCAAGGATCAAGGCATCGATCTGTCCGGCGACAAGCAGGCAATGCAGCGTCTGACCGAGGCAGCCGAGAAGGCTAAGATCGAGCTGAGCTCGATGGTTTCGACCTCGATCAATCTGCCGTTCATCACGGCGGATCAGAACGGTCCGAAGCACTTGGACTACACGCTCACGCGTGCAGACTTTGAACGGATGACGAGCGATCTCACCGATCGCACCGTGCAGCCTTTCAAGAGCGCACTCAGCGATGCGGGACTCGACATTTCGAAGATCGATCAGGTAGTGATGGTCGGCGGCGCAACGCGCATGCCGGTCATTCAGGAGCTCGTGCAAAAGCTGACGGGCAAAGAGCCGAATCAGACGGTCAATCCCGACGAAGTCGTCGCGGTTGGTGCAGCGATTCAGGCCGGCGTTCTCTCCGGCGAAGTGCACGACGTCGTACTACTCGACGTTACACCGCTCTCGCTTGGAATCGAAACGCTCGGCGGCGTCAACACGAAGCTGATCGAACGCAACACGACGATCCCAACGCGTAAGGCGCAGATCTTCACGACTGCCGAAGACGGCCAGACCTCGGTCGACATTCACGTTCTCCAAGGCGAACGCGACATGGCGGGCGACAGCAAGACGCTCGGACGCTTCCGCCTCGAAGGGATCCCGGCGGCTCCGCGCGGCATACCGCAGATCGAAGTCACGTTTGACATCGATGCCAACGGCATCGTGAGCGTCAACGCGAAAGATCTCGGCACGGGCCGCGAGCAGAAGATCACGATCACGGCATCGACGAATCTTAACAAAGACGAAGTCGATCGCATGGTAAAAGACGCCGAGGCATTCGCGGCGGAAGATCACCGCAAACGCGAAGAGGCTGAAGTCCGCAACGCGGCAAGCTCATTGACCTACTCGACGGAGAAATCGCTCAAGGAAGTCGGCGAAAAACTTGATGCATCGGCCAAGGCGGATGTCGAGAGCGCGCTCGGCGAGCTGAAGCGGATCTCCGAAAACGGGACAGTCGCCGAGGTCAAAGCTGCGACCGAGAAGCTGCAGCAAGCCAGCTACAAGATGGCCGAAGCGCTCTATCAGAAGAGCGATGCGACGGCGTCGAGTAACGGGCAGTCCGAAAACGGGGCGACGCACGACGGCGCGACCGATGGACAGCAGCAGCACAGCGAGTCGACTGCGTCATCGCAATCATCCGATGACGTGATCGACGCCGAGTTCAAAGAAGCCAAGTAA
- a CDS encoding ABC transporter permease, translating into MSLAAAEPLTQSRSYGLDIWIRLRRTPGALAGLTIVVLLILAAVFAPLLSHYDPLAQNIGAGAQAPSFAHPLGTDKLGRDMLARILFGARISIRIGFVAVGLAISVGTLIGLCAGYFGGYVESLLMGAMDLMLAFPSIILAIAIATILGPSINNLMIAVGIVYIPQYARLCRSAVLSVKETEYIEAARALGALVPRILIRHVLPNILAPLLVQATLGIATAELEAAGLSYLGLGARPPTPEWGAMLNDARDYWLSAPWALIFPGVSITLVVLGFNLLGDGLRDALDVRLR; encoded by the coding sequence TTGAGTCTAGCCGCGGCTGAGCCGCTGACTCAATCCCGCAGCTACGGGCTCGACATCTGGATTCGCCTGCGGCGCACACCGGGAGCCCTCGCAGGTCTGACCATCGTCGTTCTTTTGATACTCGCGGCCGTCTTCGCGCCGCTTCTCTCGCACTACGATCCCCTGGCGCAGAACATCGGCGCCGGCGCGCAGGCTCCGAGCTTTGCGCATCCGCTGGGGACCGACAAGCTCGGACGCGACATGCTGGCGCGCATTCTCTTCGGCGCACGCATCTCGATTCGGATCGGTTTCGTTGCGGTCGGACTTGCAATCAGCGTCGGAACGCTGATCGGACTTTGCGCCGGATATTTCGGCGGGTACGTCGAGTCGCTCTTGATGGGCGCGATGGATTTGATGCTCGCGTTTCCATCGATCATTCTTGCGATCGCGATCGCCACGATCTTGGGTCCGAGCATCAACAACCTGATGATCGCCGTCGGGATCGTCTACATTCCGCAGTACGCGCGGTTGTGCCGTTCCGCCGTCCTCTCCGTGAAAGAGACTGAATATATTGAAGCGGCGCGTGCCCTCGGCGCGCTCGTGCCGCGCATTTTAATCCGGCACGTGCTGCCGAACATTTTGGCGCCGCTCCTGGTTCAAGCCACACTCGGGATCGCGACGGCCGAGCTCGAGGCCGCGGGTCTTTCCTACTTGGGCCTAGGTGCGCGTCCGCCCACGCCTGAGTGGGGCGCGATGCTCAACGATGCGCGCGACTATTGGCTTTCGGCTCCATGGGCCTTGATCTTCCCCGGCGTCTCGATCACGCTCGTCGTGCTTGGGTTCAATTTGCTCGGCGACGGTTTACGCGACGCTCTCGACGTACGGTTGCGCTAA
- a CDS encoding trypsin-like peptidase domain-containing protein, whose translation MIRSRVMQTAIVGLIGAIIGSFSMMLFASTHFANVAGPGNTPPQVNAAPLTSGASDQDRIISAVKRVEPSVVALNVTVNGQQYVPVDPFAQLFGGPNIVRPQAFRSRVSGSGFVYSRDGGILTNAHVVTGGFAGQPSKIDVVFANGDHVPAHLVSANVGVDLALVKVDNYAKLPPPLRFADSDRLEAGQWAIAIGEPLELKQTVTVGVVSGFHRDEIAGTDAGGAPQQFKGLLQTSAPINPGNSGGPLVDLNGDVIGINQLTANPQAAQGIGFAIPANSVEQVALQLTKTKGITQGTHEGYIGVALAAMSPGARSQLGYNGPDGVVVAQVVGGGPADRAGLEPGDVITGANGKNVATPGDLTNVIKGIPVGGTVNLQVWSAGNKKLVAVKTSERPANLDTPAQPQQQP comes from the coding sequence ATGATTCGTTCTCGAGTTATGCAAACTGCCATCGTCGGACTTATCGGCGCGATTATCGGCAGCTTCTCGATGATGCTCTTCGCGAGCACACATTTCGCTAACGTTGCGGGCCCCGGGAACACGCCGCCGCAGGTAAACGCGGCGCCGCTAACCTCCGGAGCAAGCGATCAAGACCGCATAATTAGCGCGGTCAAACGCGTGGAGCCATCTGTTGTTGCACTCAACGTAACCGTCAACGGACAACAGTATGTCCCCGTCGATCCGTTCGCGCAGTTGTTCGGAGGTCCGAACATCGTACGTCCGCAGGCGTTCCGTAGCCGCGTCTCCGGTTCAGGATTTGTCTACTCACGCGATGGCGGAATTCTCACGAATGCGCACGTCGTAACCGGTGGCTTCGCCGGTCAACCTTCGAAGATCGATGTCGTCTTCGCGAACGGCGATCACGTGCCGGCGCATCTCGTCTCCGCGAACGTCGGCGTCGACCTCGCGCTTGTGAAAGTCGACAACTACGCCAAGCTGCCGCCGCCTTTGCGCTTCGCCGACTCGGACCGCCTCGAAGCCGGGCAGTGGGCGATCGCGATCGGCGAGCCGCTCGAGCTCAAGCAAACCGTGACGGTCGGCGTCGTTTCCGGCTTCCACCGCGATGAAATCGCCGGGACGGACGCCGGCGGCGCACCCCAACAGTTCAAAGGCCTGCTCCAAACCTCGGCCCCGATCAACCCCGGCAACTCGGGTGGACCGCTCGTCGACCTCAACGGCGACGTCATCGGCATCAACCAGTTGACGGCGAACCCGCAGGCCGCCCAAGGCATCGGCTTCGCAATCCCCGCGAACTCTGTAGAACAGGTCGCTCTCCAGCTCACGAAGACCAAAGGCATCACGCAGGGGACGCACGAGGGCTACATAGGCGTCGCGCTTGCAGCCATGAGTCCGGGAGCCCGTTCGCAGCTCGGCTACAACGGGCCTGACGGCGTCGTCGTTGCCCAGGTCGTCGGCGGTGGACCGGCCGACCGAGCCGGCCTCGAGCCCGGTGACGTCATCACGGGCGCCAATGGCAAAAACGTGGCGACCCCTGGGGACCTGACCAACGTCATCAAGGGCATCCCGGTCGGCGGGACGGTCAACCTCCAAGTCTGGAGCGCCGGTAATAAGAAGCTGGTCGCCGTCAAGACGAGCGAGCGTCCGGCCAACCTCGATACGCCTGCGCAACCCCAGCAGCAACCCTAA
- a CDS encoding J domain-containing protein, whose amino-acid sequence MPINYKDYYQVLGVPKNAAEKDIKSAYRRLARKWHPDANPTNPKQAEEKFKDISEAYEVLGDADKRKKYDVLGSDWQRAAQQAEQQRRYRNQQQQEDFNASNFGGFGAGGPSGFSDFFDAFFSGVGNAGGRRTTRQPFQQRGQDLETTLDLSLRESYEGGKKSVSLQIEDLCPQCKGTGTIGKGICPKCHGTGRVLETKRFDVTIPKGVGEGQRIRLAGQGGTGLGGGPKGDLYLVVHVKDDQTYVRKDDDLYIDMPVSIYDLVLGGEVRVPTMSGDVTMTVPAGTQSNKLLRLTGKGMPHSKSSGNGDQYVRLIGTVPQNLSDKELKLYRELATLRNGKA is encoded by the coding sequence GTGCCTATTAACTACAAGGACTATTATCAAGTCCTAGGCGTCCCGAAGAATGCCGCCGAGAAAGACATCAAGTCTGCGTATCGGCGGCTGGCGCGTAAATGGCATCCGGACGCCAACCCCACGAACCCAAAGCAAGCCGAGGAGAAATTCAAAGACATCTCCGAGGCTTATGAGGTGTTGGGCGACGCCGACAAGCGCAAGAAGTACGACGTCCTCGGATCTGATTGGCAGCGCGCTGCGCAGCAAGCCGAACAGCAACGGCGCTATCGCAACCAGCAGCAGCAAGAAGATTTCAACGCCTCGAACTTCGGTGGTTTCGGAGCCGGCGGCCCGAGCGGGTTCTCCGATTTCTTCGATGCGTTCTTCTCCGGCGTTGGGAATGCCGGCGGCCGCCGTACGACCCGACAACCATTTCAACAACGCGGACAAGATCTCGAAACGACGCTCGATCTGTCGCTGCGCGAATCATACGAAGGCGGAAAGAAATCCGTCTCGCTTCAAATCGAAGATCTCTGTCCCCAGTGCAAGGGCACCGGCACCATCGGCAAAGGCATTTGTCCGAAGTGTCACGGAACCGGCCGCGTACTCGAAACAAAGCGTTTCGATGTAACGATTCCCAAAGGCGTGGGTGAAGGCCAACGTATTCGGCTTGCGGGTCAAGGTGGAACGGGGCTCGGGGGCGGACCGAAGGGCGATCTCTATCTGGTCGTCCACGTCAAAGACGATCAGACGTACGTGCGCAAGGACGACGACCTGTATATCGACATGCCTGTCTCGATTTACGATCTCGTGCTGGGTGGCGAAGTTCGTGTGCCGACGATGAGCGGCGACGTTACGATGACCGTACCTGCAGGTACACAGAGCAACAAGCTCTTGCGTCTAACGGGGAAGGGAATGCCACACTCTAAGAGCAGCGGAAACGGCGATCAGTACGTGCGTTTGATCGGTACCGTCCCGCAAAATCTCTCCGATAAAGAGCTAAAGCTCTACCGCGAGCTCGCAACGCTCCGCAACGGCAAAGCGTAG
- a CDS encoding carboxypeptidase-like regulatory domain-containing protein has product MLKAGSVAVALWLVLATPPALASSLLAGIVRDAHGAPITGALVSGLDAGGALVGNASTDKDGTFALDTPQAPERVRITCRFCRSLTLTVRPGEPVVAILQRYDALVADGPSPSDLMALPYTQIENALALRPFEVLRLGNGLPNDRSLSDRGLGNNALVLDGDAPTYNIASYLPTALATTPTHSGNVVTFEPSSSAYQYGAYATGGLIALSRDPAIVEQAAFGNASAFRFSAGAPDLGVSLGSDSDDYTERERVVASGNAAFAGGTLDAQLSSSRAETVLPFSTFDLSESSATVGFTKQFDRVRFRFSASDAFGTQSLFTNDTIWNDSALNASAGTRLGVVQLDAGAQYSNNSNNIAWAGTAINFGQSTVYVHAHIPGRTSVDFGVAHTTYDAEGGPHNLVLPSLMVVQSLGSFSVTGGVSTSLVRISEYGAPYLAALAEAHFDYSDGRRLRAELQTYGQNTNLANAHGMTGNGASLEYQITPTTSIRAWSLRLFNDDNAYSGVQDTPYISGDSLWVTNQNGGFRLDAIYRRTATQANFFYQQTRRGVDGDMYFPLSLRTSIGVRSELRQQGRRSSVVLNFAG; this is encoded by the coding sequence TTGCTGAAAGCGGGCTCCGTTGCGGTAGCGCTCTGGCTTGTGCTGGCTACGCCGCCGGCCCTGGCGAGTTCCCTTTTGGCCGGGATCGTCCGGGATGCGCATGGGGCGCCGATCACGGGCGCGCTGGTCAGCGGCTTGGACGCCGGCGGCGCCCTCGTTGGGAATGCTTCCACGGATAAGGATGGTACGTTCGCTCTTGACACACCGCAAGCGCCGGAGCGCGTGCGCATCACATGCCGCTTTTGCCGGAGCCTAACCTTAACCGTGCGACCCGGCGAACCGGTTGTCGCGATCCTGCAGCGCTACGACGCGCTCGTTGCCGACGGACCCTCCCCGTCCGATTTGATGGCGCTGCCCTATACGCAAATCGAAAATGCTCTTGCGCTACGGCCCTTCGAGGTGCTGCGGCTGGGCAACGGTCTTCCCAACGATCGTTCACTTTCCGATCGCGGCCTCGGAAACAACGCGCTTGTACTTGACGGTGACGCGCCGACGTACAATATTGCATCCTATTTGCCGACCGCGCTTGCGACGACGCCGACCCATTCCGGAAATGTTGTGACGTTCGAACCTTCGAGCTCGGCGTATCAATACGGCGCATACGCAACGGGTGGACTGATTGCGCTTTCGCGCGACCCCGCAATCGTCGAACAGGCTGCGTTCGGAAACGCCTCGGCATTCCGCTTTTCCGCCGGCGCGCCGGATTTGGGCGTTTCGCTCGGCTCAGACTCCGATGACTACACGGAACGTGAACGTGTCGTTGCAAGCGGCAACGCGGCGTTCGCGGGCGGCACGCTCGATGCGCAGCTTTCGTCGTCGCGAGCCGAAACGGTGCTGCCATTTTCGACGTTCGATCTTTCGGAGTCGAGCGCGACGGTCGGATTTACGAAGCAATTCGATCGCGTTCGCTTTCGGTTTTCGGCCTCCGACGCGTTCGGCACCCAGAGCCTTTTTACGAACGACACGATTTGGAACGACTCGGCGCTGAACGCTTCCGCGGGCACGCGCTTAGGCGTCGTCCAGCTCGATGCAGGCGCGCAGTATTCGAACAACTCGAACAATATCGCATGGGCCGGAACCGCTATCAATTTCGGACAGAGCACGGTCTACGTGCACGCGCACATCCCAGGTCGCACGAGCGTTGACTTTGGCGTCGCTCATACGACCTACGATGCGGAGGGCGGACCGCACAACCTGGTGCTACCGTCTTTGATGGTCGTGCAAAGTCTCGGCAGCTTTTCGGTTACGGGCGGCGTATCCACATCGCTGGTTCGAATATCGGAATACGGAGCGCCGTATCTCGCCGCGCTGGCAGAGGCGCATTTCGACTATAGTGATGGCCGCCGGCTCCGAGCCGAACTGCAAACGTATGGGCAAAATACGAACCTTGCCAACGCACACGGTATGACCGGGAACGGCGCGTCGCTCGAGTATCAGATTACGCCGACGACCAGCATTCGCGCCTGGAGCCTGCGGCTCTTCAACGATGACAACGCATACAGCGGCGTACAGGATACGCCCTATATCTCGGGCGATTCGCTTTGGGTCACGAACCAGAACGGTGGATTTCGTCTGGATGCGATCTATCGCCGTACCGCGACGCAGGCCAACTTTTTCTACCAGCAGACTCGGCGCGGGGTTGATGGGGACATGTATTTTCCGCTCTCGCTTCGGACCTCGATCGGCGTGCGCAGCGAGCTTCGCCAGCAGGGGCGCCGCAGCTCGGTCGTCCTCAATTTCGCCGGCTGA
- a CDS encoding nucleotide exchange factor GrpE: protein MDTNTETTAAQGSAPQSDAAAELAAAKAKAEENYNKYLYAMADFENYKKRIERQFAEIATSGKRSLLERILPVIDNLERALATQADTDVMRKGVEQTLRGFEQVLAAENVRAYSVKGQRFDPTLAEAIGTQPAPGVEDDIVVEEAQRGYKYGDEVIRPAKVIVAKFS, encoded by the coding sequence ATGGACACGAATACGGAAACGACTGCGGCGCAGGGTTCTGCGCCGCAAAGCGACGCCGCCGCTGAACTTGCAGCCGCCAAAGCCAAAGCCGAAGAGAACTACAACAAGTACCTCTACGCGATGGCCGACTTCGAAAATTACAAGAAGCGCATCGAGCGGCAGTTCGCCGAGATTGCCACCTCCGGAAAGCGTTCGCTTCTCGAACGCATCCTGCCGGTGATCGACAATCTCGAGCGGGCGCTCGCGACTCAAGCGGATACCGATGTGATGCGCAAAGGCGTCGAGCAAACGCTGCGGGGCTTCGAACAAGTCCTTGCGGCTGAAAATGTTCGCGCGTACTCGGTCAAGGGACAACGCTTCGATCCAACGCTTGCAGAAGCAATTGGAACGCAGCCTGCTCCCGGCGTCGAAGACGACATCGTCGTCGAAGAAGCACAGCGCGGGTACAAATATGGCGACGAAGTCATTCGGCCCGCGAAGGTCATCGTCGCTAAATTTAGCTGA
- a CDS encoding ribonuclease J, whose translation MTEYHVPAAPVEPFVRIVPLGGCGEIGRNMTVIETNEDMVAVDCGLMFPDDDMLGVDIVINDFTYIRERADKLRAILVTHGHEDHIGGIPYLLRELNVPVVGTSLTLALIRAKMREQTSREPVFITVKPGERVKYGSIETEFIHTNHSVAGACALALRTPVGTIFHTGDFKFDQTPVDGEPADFASMARIGEEGVLCMLSDSTNAERAGHTLSERLVGEAFSNIFARAAGRIIVASFASNVPRIQQVIDQTERFERKIAFLGRSLVNVVHFASELKYLRIPPGLQIRVENIDDYPREQVVVMTTGSQGEPMSALSRLSVRDHPKMQIVAGDTIVISATPIPGNEKAVSRTINNLYRLGAIVYHGASGPGAAASHPAHVSGHASQEELLLMLNLIRPEHFIPVHGEYRMLVTHGKLAERTGVEPSNIFVCENGDVIQFTEDMSGKVGRTYGGNVFVDGSGVGDIGDAVLRDRRHLSSDGIMMVVVTIDAEEARVIAGPDLITRGVFYIPESDGKVLDDLKTELRGILDRVSAEGLRDVHNVKETIREGLAQAIYTRSKRRPIVVPVVMEV comes from the coding sequence TTGACGGAGTATCACGTCCCGGCCGCGCCGGTCGAACCGTTCGTACGTATCGTTCCGCTCGGCGGCTGCGGTGAGATCGGCCGCAATATGACCGTTATCGAGACGAATGAGGACATGGTTGCCGTCGATTGCGGGCTGATGTTTCCGGACGACGACATGCTCGGCGTCGACATCGTCATCAACGACTTCACGTATATTCGTGAACGCGCCGACAAGCTGCGCGCGATTCTCGTCACGCACGGCCATGAAGATCACATCGGCGGGATTCCGTATTTATTGCGCGAGCTGAACGTTCCGGTCGTCGGAACGTCGCTCACGCTCGCGCTCATTAGGGCGAAGATGCGCGAGCAAACATCGCGCGAGCCGGTGTTCATCACCGTCAAACCGGGCGAACGCGTGAAGTACGGCAGCATCGAAACCGAGTTCATTCACACGAACCACTCCGTGGCGGGCGCATGCGCGCTCGCGCTGCGCACGCCGGTTGGTACGATCTTTCACACCGGCGATTTCAAATTCGATCAAACGCCGGTCGACGGCGAGCCTGCCGACTTCGCTTCGATGGCGCGCATCGGTGAAGAAGGCGTGCTCTGCATGCTTTCGGACAGTACCAACGCCGAACGCGCCGGACACACGCTCTCGGAGCGGCTCGTCGGCGAAGCGTTTTCAAACATTTTCGCGCGTGCGGCCGGACGAATCATCGTGGCATCGTTTGCGTCGAACGTGCCGCGCATTCAGCAGGTGATCGACCAGACCGAACGCTTCGAACGCAAGATCGCGTTTCTCGGGCGCTCGCTGGTCAACGTCGTGCACTTTGCGAGCGAGTTGAAGTACCTTCGCATTCCGCCGGGACTCCAAATTCGCGTCGAAAACATCGACGATTATCCGCGCGAACAAGTCGTCGTGATGACGACCGGTTCGCAGGGCGAACCGATGTCGGCGCTCTCGCGTCTCTCGGTCCGCGATCATCCGAAGATGCAAATCGTCGCCGGCGACACGATCGTCATCAGCGCGACGCCGATTCCGGGTAACGAAAAAGCGGTCAGCCGCACGATCAACAATCTCTATCGTCTCGGCGCGATCGTCTATCATGGTGCATCCGGGCCCGGCGCTGCGGCGTCGCATCCCGCGCACGTCTCGGGACACGCGTCGCAAGAAGAGCTGTTGCTCATGCTCAACCTGATCCGTCCCGAGCACTTCATTCCGGTGCACGGCGAGTACCGGATGCTTGTGACGCATGGAAAGCTTGCAGAGCGCACCGGCGTCGAGCCGTCGAACATCTTCGTCTGCGAAAACGGCGACGTCATCCAGTTTACGGAAGACATGTCCGGCAAAGTCGGCCGCACGTACGGTGGCAACGTTTTCGTTGACGGCTCGGGGGTCGGCGACATCGGCGATGCGGTGCTGCGCGATCGCCGTCATCTCAGCAGCGACGGCATCATGATGGTCGTGGTCACGATCGACGCCGAAGAAGCGCGCGTCATCGCCGGGCCCGATCTCATTACACGCGGCGTTTTCTACATTCCGGAATCCGACGGCAAAGTTCTCGACGATCTCAAGACGGAGCTTCGTGGGATCCTCGATCGTGTTTCCGCCGAGGGACTTCGCGACGTGCACAACGTCAAGGAAACGATTCGTGAAGGCTTAGCACAAGCGATCTACACGCGATCGAAGCGGCGGCCGATCGTCGTTCCCGTCGTGATGGAGGTTTGA
- a CDS encoding SDR family oxidoreductase translates to MPEQQTIVVTGASSGFGRDTVNRFADAGWRVFATVRDSQGRNAPAARELRARGVQVVELEVTEQASVDAAAADILARGPVDVLVNNAGAAFFGPVEGFTPELARKQFEVNVFAPLRVNRAFLPSMRERRTGLIVYVSSIVGRLVLPFGGVYAASKWAIEALAEATSYELRPFGIDVAIVQPGAFSTNISESRVGPDDTPRLAGYADVLPLAQNISTGLQQAAAGRDSREVAEAIFGLAAMPRGTRPLRTLVPDEASVASLNALAAEVQRGTLADFNLEPLAQPYVESVA, encoded by the coding sequence ATGCCAGAGCAACAAACCATCGTCGTTACCGGAGCCAGCTCCGGTTTTGGACGCGACACCGTCAACCGTTTCGCAGACGCCGGGTGGCGCGTCTTCGCCACCGTTCGTGATTCACAGGGCCGGAATGCGCCGGCCGCTCGGGAGCTCCGGGCGCGCGGCGTTCAGGTCGTCGAGCTTGAGGTCACGGAACAAGCATCGGTCGATGCCGCTGCAGCCGATATTCTCGCACGCGGACCAGTTGACGTGCTCGTCAACAATGCAGGCGCCGCGTTCTTCGGTCCGGTTGAAGGCTTTACGCCGGAGTTAGCTCGCAAACAATTCGAGGTCAACGTTTTCGCGCCACTGCGCGTTAATCGCGCCTTCTTGCCGAGCATGCGCGAGCGCCGAACGGGACTCATCGTCTACGTTTCCTCCATAGTCGGACGGCTCGTTCTTCCGTTCGGAGGCGTATACGCTGCCTCCAAGTGGGCAATCGAAGCGCTCGCCGAGGCAACTTCGTACGAACTGCGGCCATTCGGAATCGACGTCGCGATCGTCCAGCCCGGCGCGTTCAGTACGAACATCTCCGAGTCGCGTGTCGGTCCTGACGACACGCCTCGGCTTGCGGGTTACGCAGACGTGTTACCGCTGGCACAAAACATCTCTACAGGCTTGCAGCAAGCCGCTGCTGGGCGCGATTCACGTGAAGTTGCAGAAGCGATCTTCGGGCTGGCGGCAATGCCGCGCGGCACGCGCCCGCTCCGGACGCTCGTTCCCGACGAAGCCTCAGTCGCATCGTTAAACGCGCTCGCAGCAGAGGTCCAGCGTGGGACGCTTGCAGACTTCAACCTCGAACCCTTAGCGCAACCGTACGTCGAGAGCGTCGCGTAA